DNA sequence from the Clostridia bacterium genome:
CATCGCAAACCCCAATGCACAGCCCAGGGAGACGGTTGCTCGCAGCCTGAAAGACGGTGCATCACGGCTTAATGCCTCCAAATCCCGAGCCAGGCTAATACCGTGGTTGCAGGATTTCTCACTCGGCTATCCATACGGACCAGCTGAGGTCAGGGCACAGATCGATGCAGCGCTTGCCCTCGGCATACAAGAGTTTATGCTGTGGAGTCCACACAATGTGTATACCCGGGCGGCTCTGCGCGGCCACGCTGCTGCGGACGATCCCCCAGCTAAAGGCCTTCATCCACCCGCGACTGATCCAACCGCGCCTTCTCCTCCAGTGACGGAGGCCGCAACAGGAGTGGAGCTGGATCTTCGTCTTGATGATGGGCTCGAACCGGTTCCGCTGTTCGCCCCGGTGGCGACGCAGCAGATAACGCTATCTACAGGGTTCTGATTGCAGTTCCTATGTTGCGCCCCTGTGTGCACAGGTCTATAATTGGAGTAATATTTCACAGTTCGAAGCTACAGGGGTGAGCGTTTTGCTTCGCACTCATACATGCGGCCAGCTCGGCGTCGGAAACATCGGCGACAAGGTGTCTTTGTGCGGTTGGGCCCAGTCAGTTCGCGACCACGGCGGGCTGCTGTTCATCACGCTTCGCGACAGATATGGCCAGACTCAGGTAGTTGTGGCTCCCGAGTCCGCGGGAGTTGCGTTTGAGGCCGCACGCGGGATTCACAGGGAGAGCGTCATCAGGGTTGCCGGAACCGTAGAGGCCAGGCCTGAGGGCACGTTCAACCCGGCGATGGCCACTGGCGAGATAGAGGTGCAGGCCCAGGCCATCGAAGTGCTGAGTGAGGCCGACGCTCTGCTCCCTGTTGAGGTTTCTGAAGACAAGCTTGCTAATGAAGAGGCAAGGCTGCGGTACAGGTACATCGATCTGCGCCGAGAGTCACTTCAGTCTAACCTCATGGCTCGGCACCGAGCGTCGATGGCGGTACGAAATTGGCTCTCAGAGAAGGGCTTTCTCGAGGTTCAAACCCCCCTGCTTGTGAGAAGCACTCCGGAGGGAGCTCGGGATTTCGTGGTTCCCAGCAGAAACTATCCTGGGATGTTCTATGCGTTGCCTCAGAGCCCGCAGCTTTACAAGCAGCTTCTGATGGTTGCCGGGTTTGATAGGTATTTCCAGCTTGCCCCATGTTTCCGAGATGAGGACCAGCGAGCGGACAGGCAGCTCGTGCACACTCAGATCGACATGGAGATGAGCTTTTGCGAAGAGGAGGACATCTACCAGACGGTGGAGGGCGTTGTCGCTGCCGCTTTCCAGGCAGCGATAGGCGAGAAAGTGTCCGGTCCGTTCCTCCGCCTCACCTACGAGGAAGCCATGGATCGTTTCGGGTCCGATAAGCCTGACATGCGCTTCGGGCTGGAGCTTTCCGACCTCACGGACCTCGTGCGCGACTCGGAATTCGCGGTGTTCAGGGATGTGTGCGCCGCAGGCGGCAGGGTCAGAGGCATGGCGGCGCCCGGCTGCGCAGGCTTCACACGCAGGGAAATTGATGAGCTCACAGAGATTGCAAAGATTCACCATGCCAA
Encoded proteins:
- the aspS gene encoding aspartate--tRNA ligase — encoded protein: MLRTHTCGQLGVGNIGDKVSLCGWAQSVRDHGGLLFITLRDRYGQTQVVVAPESAGVAFEAARGIHRESVIRVAGTVEARPEGTFNPAMATGEIEVQAQAIEVLSEADALLPVEVSEDKLANEEARLRYRYIDLRRESLQSNLMARHRASMAVRNWLSEKGFLEVQTPLLVRSTPEGARDFVVPSRNYPGMFYALPQSPQLYKQLLMVAGFDRYFQLAPCFRDEDQRADRQLVHTQIDMEMSFCEEEDIYQTVEGVVAAAFQAAIGEKVSGPFLRLTYEEAMDRFGSDKPDMRFGLELSDLTDLVRDSEFAVFRDVCAAGGRVRGMAAPGCAGFTRREIDELTEIAKIHHAKGLVSLKVASGQIQGSVAKYVSAEALAAISDRLGASNGDLILIAADDAEVSATALGQIRRFLGRKLGLLRQDDYRFLWVTEFPLFEWNSDEGKWDAKHHIFSAPMERDIDRLESDPSSVHGRLYDLVLNGTELGSGSIRISTTELQKRVMSVIGLDPEDAERKFGFLLRAYQYGGPVHGGFAIGFDRLIAVMLGLENLRDVIAFPQNASGVSLVDDCPNEIDAKQWKELHLKPAVDGGAK